Proteins encoded together in one Ferroglobus placidus DSM 10642 window:
- a CDS encoding Ig-like domain-containing protein, which yields MVAVVASLTTTPTSTLSPTPPHSHPHLLSDSRALSPLVGFALVLMLLSAMYTYYQVYGVPQICSSYETRQFAETVKDLIALTGDVERITLQGKTGSYSLTLGGSYPTIPLFSTPNTFSGAISTYSAEIRIRNAVAVDPDLQDVWNGREIVLTGKSLLFIPSYVYFDPGETRVEYGAVAVGKTEYSYVGGTNIVDGRTVYIPMFEGNLSESGVAVSGTLYCYSGGNGEGIAVTDAGGGRPITILLKTSLPLDFWKQYFDSTDSSYVSSVSMQGDYVVIELMRGVTYKLILGAAGFEDERAEHHYLYRLTARAVTTPATLAAEVRDTFNNPVPGVTVTFTSLNSSTTLTDGKNTGTSIKVNSNDFGVASVVAKSAGGVDTVVASITRPDGSTYEVAFVIEG from the coding sequence GTGGTGGCTGTGGTGGCGAGCCTGACTACAACACCCACATCTACCCTAAGTCCTACTCCCCCTCACTCCCACCCCCACCTGCTGTCAGACAGCAGAGCCCTTTCTCCACTCGTTGGCTTTGCCTTAGTCCTTATGCTCCTCTCCGCCATGTACACCTACTACCAGGTATATGGTGTTCCGCAGATCTGCTCAAGCTATGAAACAAGGCAGTTTGCAGAGACTGTTAAGGATCTCATCGCCCTCACAGGTGATGTTGAAAGGATTACTCTTCAGGGCAAAACCGGATCGTACTCCCTAACGCTTGGAGGCAGCTACCCCACAATCCCCCTCTTCTCAACACCCAACACCTTCTCCGGTGCAATCTCAACATATTCAGCTGAGATAAGGATACGCAATGCAGTAGCTGTGGATCCTGATTTACAGGATGTGTGGAATGGGAGGGAGATCGTTCTGACCGGCAAGTCCCTCCTCTTCATCCCTTCATACGTTTACTTTGATCCTGGAGAGACGAGGGTGGAGTATGGGGCTGTTGCTGTTGGGAAGACGGAGTACAGCTATGTTGGTGGGACAAATATTGTTGATGGCAGGACTGTTTACATCCCCATGTTTGAGGGCAACCTCTCCGAGAGCGGTGTTGCTGTAAGCGGAACACTCTACTGCTACAGCGGTGGTAACGGGGAGGGGATTGCCGTTACTGATGCTGGAGGTGGAAGACCAATCACGATCCTCCTAAAAACCTCCCTCCCCCTGGACTTCTGGAAGCAGTACTTTGACAGCACAGATTCGAGCTACGTGTCCTCTGTAAGTATGCAGGGAGACTACGTGGTGATAGAGCTCATGAGAGGTGTAACCTACAAACTTATACTGGGGGCTGCGGGATTTGAGGATGAGAGGGCAGAGCATCACTACCTCTACAGGCTCACAGCAAGGGCTGTAACAACTCCGGCAACCCTCGCTGCTGAAGTGAGAGACACTTTCAACAACCCCGTTCCCGGTGTAACAGTTACTTTCACGAGCCTCAACTCATCCACAACACTTACTGACGGCAAAAACACGGGGACATCTATTAAGGTTAACTCGAACGATTTTGGAGTAGCTTCAGTGGTTGCGAAGAGTGCAGGCGGTGTGGATACAGTTGTTGCATCCATTACCCGGCCTGACGGATCAACGTATGAGGTGGCGTTTGTGATTGAGGGGTGA
- a CDS encoding type II secretion system F family protein, giving the protein MNVSIISNLLSNLRLNTLPHSTAVIAAAVVVVVAVIAVALIHRRRRAGAKIEGVEEEGGIKDSLRLFIPGMYPPQLLEEYRDDFKKAGILFPEKYLRNISIASSTIALTLAVIGFLLGTLFRSHIILSLPISIPIPDWTRPYIYAITAYTSQPFIFTILFVASLKGKISSRREDIDFNLHTLYITLLGFAKAGISIMEAVKELVTMDLGEISKEFARIYYAVRYGNTTLKAAMLEVAATTPSAKLADLLRGIVGVMEAGGDLGRYMEERIESLEVERKIMYTEYLKKLEMIAEVYLTVSLAIPTMVVSIQLAKSIAGQADISMVYGLVYGFMPLSSLALIIALYGLSPEKGVERPGIKRLAVIPAAALIGVLLGVLSHLHHIPGNLEFWTLALTVIGSAVSAVMLRKWIKEDEKLSAQLPLYFNRVLSLAEAGKDTTTAFKLAAEEARPPLSKYVKVFAEMLDRGISRDRAFQWLFRITPSTDLRLAARILSKTVDVSGRVTQVLISLVGELMRLNAFRKERDSVAKTYGGMMVLAALLFLGIAVAISAMLLGQFEKLGQATTAAAGSGRSLGFSISPFVINQVRTVLRHASYIVSMSAAVGVAATRGDLRRIASPLAVMLSVTLITGILFMNLL; this is encoded by the coding sequence ATGAACGTGAGCATCATATCTAATCTGCTGTCCAATCTGCGACTCAATACGCTCCCGCATTCCACTGCTGTGATCGCTGCCGCAGTTGTTGTGGTGGTTGCGGTAATCGCTGTGGCTTTAATACACAGGAGACGGAGGGCTGGGGCAAAGATAGAGGGAGTGGAGGAGGAGGGAGGGATAAAGGATTCCCTCAGGCTGTTCATCCCGGGAATGTACCCTCCTCAGCTTCTTGAGGAGTACAGGGATGATTTCAAGAAGGCGGGAATCCTCTTCCCTGAAAAGTATCTGAGAAATATAAGCATAGCCTCCTCCACCATTGCACTCACTCTTGCAGTTATCGGATTTCTGCTCGGAACCCTGTTCCGCAGTCACATTATACTCTCCCTGCCAATCTCGATCCCCATTCCTGACTGGACAAGGCCCTACATCTATGCAATTACAGCCTACACCTCCCAGCCCTTTATCTTCACCATCCTCTTCGTCGCATCTCTGAAGGGGAAAATCTCATCAAGGCGAGAGGACATAGACTTCAACCTCCACACCCTCTACATAACCCTCCTCGGATTTGCAAAGGCAGGCATTTCTATTATGGAGGCCGTTAAAGAGCTCGTTACAATGGATCTAGGTGAGATATCCAAGGAGTTCGCAAGAATATATTATGCTGTAAGATATGGAAATACAACGCTGAAGGCAGCAATGCTTGAGGTTGCTGCAACAACTCCGTCAGCGAAGCTTGCAGATCTGCTGAGAGGTATTGTGGGTGTTATGGAGGCCGGCGGTGATCTGGGGAGGTACATGGAGGAGAGGATTGAAAGCCTGGAGGTTGAGAGGAAGATCATGTACACAGAGTATCTGAAGAAGCTTGAGATGATTGCAGAGGTTTACCTCACCGTCAGCCTCGCAATCCCGACAATGGTTGTGTCGATACAGCTCGCCAAGAGCATAGCCGGGCAGGCAGACATCTCGATGGTTTACGGGCTCGTCTATGGATTCATGCCACTCTCATCCCTTGCCCTGATCATTGCCCTGTACGGTCTATCTCCTGAGAAAGGGGTGGAGAGGCCGGGGATAAAGCGGCTCGCAGTAATTCCTGCTGCTGCTTTGATCGGAGTGCTGCTCGGAGTCTTAAGCCACCTCCACCACATCCCCGGAAACCTGGAGTTCTGGACTCTTGCTCTCACTGTAATTGGTTCAGCAGTATCAGCAGTAATGCTCAGGAAGTGGATTAAGGAGGATGAGAAGCTGTCAGCGCAGCTCCCCCTCTACTTCAACAGAGTCCTCTCCCTCGCTGAGGCTGGGAAGGACACGACAACAGCCTTCAAGCTTGCAGCTGAGGAGGCAAGGCCACCTTTGAGCAAATATGTTAAGGTTTTTGCCGAGATGCTTGACAGGGGCATATCGAGGGACAGGGCCTTCCAGTGGCTTTTCAGAATCACTCCAAGCACCGACTTAAGGCTTGCAGCGAGGATACTTTCAAAGACCGTTGATGTGAGCGGGAGGGTTACGCAGGTCCTCATAAGCCTTGTTGGAGAGCTGATGAGGCTAAATGCTTTCAGGAAGGAGAGGGATTCGGTTGCAAAAACCTACGGCGGCATGATGGTTCTGGCGGCTCTGCTCTTCCTGGGCATTGCAGTTGCAATCTCAGCAATGCTGCTCGGCCAGTTCGAGAAGCTCGGGCAGGCTACAACAGCTGCAGCAGGATCTGGAAGGAGCCTTGGATTTTCGATCAGCCCATTTGTGATAAACCAGGTGAGAACGGTTCTGAGACATGCAAGCTACATAGTCAGCATGTCCGCGGCAGTTGGTGTTGCAGCAACAAGAGGTGATCTGAGGCGCATTGCATCTCCGCTTGCTGTCATGCTATCAGTCACGCTTATCACCGGGATTCTGTTCATGAACCTGCTCTGA
- a CDS encoding ATPase, T2SS/T4P/T4SS family translates to MKFPLPFRRKKEVPDFTMEDLRGVNVKLSADIPEGYREVEHYWLEMPFAAAQILTDGKGYFYALLEPDLTNKEVEFLQDLKERVLERVPLHASEDDRETLFEAFKEVILTELPTKREHKRKREHEPEQELKLELETIAKMWYYLERDCIYAGRITPLLKDRFIEDISCSGYNKPVFVYHSLYESIPTNIVMSNEELDDFVLAVAQRRGIEISMANPIADTTLYDGSRVQLTFRSEVTDHGSTFTVRKVKKTPVTPVDLVRWNSFSAEELALLWLCLESNGSMLFVGGTAAGKTTAMNATALFIPYHSKVVSIEDTREVLLPHKNWIPSVATDRIDMFALLKAALRQRPEYIIVGEVRGKEVEIMFQAMALGHTCLSTVHGSSAEAVINRLMSPPYSVPRAMILNLDLVVVVGSFRRGDRVFRRCSGIWLVGEEEGAGEGGEIAGVRAGEGIKLTPLFRWDGPRDLHRKLDLSGILHRISERTGRSREELVKDLERRTRLIRRLAEEGADYRRFFERIHLGRVAESVGVAGVESTSESAEPAESITELSVEAAELAGAEGLAGAESAEIAEGVGSEESLQGLSVDDLEGLEGMVGAEGDREEGQEEAGEGEVWEGKEGEVREGEVVGTEVEGARVTEAEVGEEVEVADVGAEVGTEEVGTGVEVGEVVGEGVEAAEVGEGAEIGEVGTEVVVGKAEIGSEVGTEEVGTEAETEGEVEVKEEDTAWVREVGVAEGESEAVACREVDEGVVGEGGEMGDVKEVERTAAGVAETLDVGEAEEVREAEEEEEVEGSEKVEEVGKVEGVEVSEEVGREEIGEVRMREEEREEEKKKEEEWMEILRAVESELMEEEEGVVSAVQQEAVDRVGGAGGVEDEAAGTGSEGEAETGGVEEAGRAGSVDAETEEAVEVTETEEAVEAGERREGESERSEAGSGVRKWTDEEIQELIELYTQGKPLREIAESLNRSYSAVKTKIRDMKKEGVIEGRKREGGKGDNLSEDRAESEGQDVPSVGQEESEEQERQEGLGEERW, encoded by the coding sequence ATGAAATTTCCACTTCCCTTCCGCCGAAAGAAAGAGGTACCTGACTTTACAATGGAGGATCTGAGAGGTGTAAATGTAAAGCTGTCCGCCGATATACCGGAGGGATACAGGGAGGTTGAGCACTACTGGCTGGAGATGCCCTTTGCAGCAGCGCAAATCCTTACAGATGGCAAGGGATACTTCTACGCCCTGCTTGAACCCGACCTCACAAATAAGGAGGTTGAGTTCCTCCAGGATCTGAAGGAGAGGGTGCTTGAAAGGGTCCCCCTGCACGCCTCGGAGGACGACAGGGAAACTTTATTCGAGGCGTTCAAGGAAGTCATACTCACAGAATTACCCACTAAACGTGAACACAAACGCAAACGTGAACATGAGCCGGAACAGGAGCTTAAGCTGGAACTGGAAACCATCGCAAAGATGTGGTACTACCTTGAGAGGGACTGTATCTATGCGGGCCGCATAACCCCCCTCCTCAAGGACCGGTTTATTGAGGACATATCCTGCAGCGGATACAACAAACCCGTCTTTGTTTACCACAGCCTGTACGAGAGCATCCCCACAAACATTGTGATGAGCAATGAGGAGCTTGACGACTTCGTTCTGGCTGTTGCACAGCGGAGGGGTATTGAGATCAGCATGGCAAACCCAATTGCTGACACAACCCTGTATGATGGCAGTAGAGTTCAGCTGACATTCAGGAGCGAGGTTACAGATCACGGATCAACATTCACCGTGAGGAAGGTGAAGAAAACTCCTGTCACCCCCGTGGATCTTGTGAGGTGGAACTCCTTTTCGGCTGAAGAGCTCGCCCTACTCTGGCTCTGCCTTGAGTCGAATGGATCGATGCTGTTTGTTGGAGGTACAGCAGCAGGAAAAACGACTGCAATGAACGCGACAGCACTCTTCATACCATACCACTCCAAGGTTGTGTCCATAGAGGATACAAGGGAAGTTCTGCTGCCACACAAGAACTGGATCCCCTCGGTTGCAACTGACAGAATAGACATGTTCGCCCTGCTGAAGGCAGCTCTGAGACAGAGGCCTGAGTACATCATAGTTGGAGAGGTGAGAGGGAAGGAGGTTGAAATCATGTTCCAGGCAATGGCCCTCGGCCACACGTGCCTTTCCACAGTCCACGGCAGCAGTGCTGAGGCTGTGATTAACAGGCTGATGAGCCCTCCCTACTCTGTTCCGAGAGCTATGATTCTGAATTTAGATCTGGTTGTGGTGGTAGGGAGCTTCAGGAGGGGGGACAGGGTGTTCAGAAGGTGCAGCGGAATATGGCTGGTTGGAGAGGAGGAAGGAGCTGGAGAGGGTGGAGAGATAGCGGGAGTGAGGGCAGGGGAGGGCATAAAACTCACCCCTCTCTTCCGGTGGGACGGGCCGAGGGATTTGCACAGGAAACTCGATCTCTCAGGGATCCTTCACCGCATCTCGGAGAGGACGGGCAGATCACGGGAGGAGCTTGTGAAGGATCTGGAGAGGAGAACAAGGCTGATCAGGAGGCTTGCGGAGGAGGGGGCAGATTACAGAAGGTTCTTTGAGAGGATCCATTTAGGGCGTGTAGCTGAATCTGTGGGTGTGGCAGGAGTTGAATCAACTTCTGAATCTGCCGAGCCTGCTGAATCTATAACTGAGCTCAGTGTGGAGGCTGCAGAGCTTGCTGGTGCAGAGGGGCTTGCTGGTGCAGAAAGTGCAGAAATTGCAGAGGGTGTGGGGAGTGAGGAGAGTTTGCAGGGCCTGAGTGTGGATGACCTGGAGGGCCTGGAGGGCATGGTAGGTGCGGAAGGAGACAGAGAGGAGGGACAGGAAGAGGCAGGGGAGGGAGAAGTATGGGAGGGTAAAGAAGGGGAAGTGCGGGAAGGAGAAGTGGTAGGGACAGAGGTAGAGGGAGCGAGAGTAACTGAGGCAGAGGTAGGCGAGGAAGTGGAGGTAGCAGATGTTGGAGCAGAGGTAGGGACAGAGGAGGTAGGGACGGGGGTAGAGGTAGGTGAGGTGGTAGGTGAGGGAGTAGAGGCAGCAGAGGTAGGTGAGGGAGCAGAGATAGGGGAGGTAGGGACAGAGGTAGTGGTAGGGAAAGCAGAGATTGGGTCGGAGGTAGGGACAGAGGAGGTAGGGACAGAGGCGGAGACGGAGGGAGAGGTAGAGGTGAAAGAGGAGGATACAGCATGGGTGAGAGAGGTAGGGGTAGCGGAGGGCGAGAGCGAGGCAGTAGCATGCAGGGAGGTGGATGAGGGTGTGGTAGGGGAGGGGGGAGAGATGGGAGATGTAAAAGAGGTGGAGAGAACAGCGGCAGGAGTGGCAGAAACATTGGATGTAGGTGAGGCAGAGGAGGTAAGGGAGGCAGAGGAAGAGGAAGAGGTAGAGGGGTCAGAGAAGGTGGAGGAAGTAGGGAAAGTGGAGGGCGTGGAGGTATCAGAGGAGGTAGGGAGAGAAGAGATTGGTGAAGTCAGGATGAGGGAGGAAGAGAGAGAGGAAGAGAAAAAGAAGGAGGAGGAATGGATGGAGATTTTACGAGCTGTGGAGTCAGAATTGATGGAGGAAGAAGAGGGTGTTGTGAGTGCTGTTCAGCAGGAAGCAGTAGATAGAGTAGGAGGAGCAGGTGGGGTAGAGGATGAGGCTGCAGGAACAGGAAGTGAGGGAGAGGCAGAGACGGGAGGGGTAGAGGAAGCAGGAAGAGCAGGATCAGTAGATGCCGAGACGGAAGAGGCAGTAGAGGTTACAGAGACAGAAGAGGCAGTAGAGGCGGGAGAGAGAAGAGAAGGAGAGAGCGAAAGGAGCGAAGCTGGAAGTGGTGTAAGGAAATGGACTGATGAGGAAATCCAGGAGCTGATCGAGCTTTACACACAGGGGAAACCTCTGCGGGAGATTGCAGAATCGCTCAACAGGAGCTACAGCGCTGTAAAGACAAAAATAAGAGACATGAAGAAGGAGGGTGTGATCGAGGGAAGGAAGAGGGAGGGAGGAAAAGGAGATAATCTGTCAGAGGACAGGGCAGAATCAGAAGGGCAGGATGTACCATCGGTAGGGCAGGAGGAGTCAGAGGAGCAGGAGAGGCAGGAGGGGCTGGGTGAGGAGAGGTGGTGA
- a CDS encoding DsbA family protein, producing MRMWILVVLGLVAGIAAGYAAGVMVGMGGKQVCTWNAGSGTGTAISEQQLNKTVEKVVKTLQSLIPVNVSVRATKVEPYGKLYLLNLEFYNKSGVIATQQMFMVGNGSMLLSSSPSCAVNISELSARAQQTPSAQAAVNVSADDDPWRGNESASVVIIEFSDYACPYCAEFANDVEPKILDNYGDRVKIVFRDFPVHGEISYLAAEAADCAGEQGVKEGQGWSKYWEYHDLLFANQQEWIENTTKLYDYAKQIGLNTTAFKACLDSGKYRSEVEKDLQDGRNYGVTGTPTFFINGQKVEGLTPYEVFARFIEQELK from the coding sequence ATGAGGATGTGGATACTGGTTGTGCTTGGTCTTGTTGCAGGGATTGCTGCAGGATATGCTGCAGGAGTTATGGTAGGGATGGGAGGAAAGCAGGTTTGCACATGGAATGCAGGATCTGGTACTGGCACAGCGATCTCAGAACAGCAGCTAAACAAAACCGTCGAGAAGGTCGTTAAAACTCTCCAGTCTCTTATTCCTGTGAATGTGAGCGTGAGAGCCACGAAAGTTGAACCCTACGGCAAGCTATACCTTCTGAACCTGGAGTTCTACAACAAGAGTGGAGTGATTGCAACACAGCAAATGTTCATGGTAGGTAATGGATCAATGCTGTTATCCAGCAGCCCATCGTGTGCGGTAAACATATCCGAGCTATCAGCCCGGGCCCAGCAAACTCCATCAGCCCAGGCAGCTGTGAATGTAAGTGCAGATGACGATCCGTGGAGGGGTAACGAAAGCGCAAGTGTTGTGATCATCGAATTCTCCGATTACGCCTGCCCATACTGTGCAGAATTTGCCAATGATGTTGAACCGAAGATACTGGATAATTATGGGGATAGGGTGAAGATAGTTTTCAGGGACTTCCCCGTGCACGGTGAGATATCCTACCTCGCAGCAGAGGCTGCAGACTGTGCCGGTGAGCAGGGTGTGAAGGAGGGGCAGGGCTGGAGCAAATACTGGGAGTACCACGACCTGCTGTTTGCAAACCAGCAGGAGTGGATTGAGAACACAACAAAACTGTATGATTATGCAAAACAGATCGGTTTGAACACAACAGCCTTCAAAGCCTGCCTGGATTCCGGAAAATACAGATCGGAGGTTGAGAAAGACCTGCAGGATGGCAGAAATTATGGGGTAACTGGCACACCGACATTCTTCATCAACGGCCAGAAGGTTGAGGGATTAACGCCATACGAGGTGTTCGCCAGGTTCATTGAACAGGAGCTCAAATAA